The following nucleotide sequence is from Synechococcales cyanobacterium T60_A2020_003.
GCTATCATCGTCGTTCGATTGCTGAAACTACCATGTTCCGCTTTAAGACTATTTTTGGGGGCAATCTCAGTGCACGTCAATTTGACAATCAAGCCGTGGAATTGTTCATCAAATGTGTTGCGCTCAACCGCATGATTCAGATCGCTAAACCCGATAGCTACAAGGTTGAAGGTTAATACCAGGACACTCTCAAGGCGAACCTGACCGTTTTTCTAATCATGCAACAAAGCCAAACGGAACCACAATGATTCTCGGTTCCAAATTGACTCTGTAAACCTGAGTAATCTTTCATGATCTTTGACAAAGATAGGTAACGCAAATCATAGTTTCGTGCCATGCAGGGGACAACGCTAATCTACAAGGGCGATCGCGTCTACACTAGAGGCAGGGTTCCAGGCTCAAGATCCGTCTCTAAACGCTACAGTATCGTCCTGGAATTCAGCGCATTGGACATTAAGGAGTTCAGATTTGGGTGCTAACGTATTGC
It contains:
- a CDS encoding IS5/IS1182 family transposase translates to YHRRSIAETTMFRFKTIFGGNLSARQFDNQAVELFIKCVALNRMIQIAKPDSYKVEG